The Zingiber officinale cultivar Zhangliang chromosome 9A, Zo_v1.1, whole genome shotgun sequence genome window below encodes:
- the LOC122020375 gene encoding zingipain-2-like, protein MAIHCTLQFLGAALLVSLVVKSAGGSEASKVATSAVDFHREFNLRHETWMGRYNRSYRNATVREERLKIFAENVKFIDNFNKEKHNFSLKANEFADLTDKEFLKLYINPGLSRHVIPHLRHRYKPANRTRPPQLPKNATIQVPMLDWRTKGAVTGVKDQGKCGACWAFSAVAAMEGIIQIKTGKLTSLSEQELVDCVPSKKENSPCLKGDVKRAFDFVIHNGSLTTEDNYPYKGVLGACNFSLNSATFQTQAGGVTISRYEQAKDENELLEAVTRQPVSVSVSILVDNPKFFQLHGTGVFTGIGCGPDYAINHSMTAVGYGTENGTDYWLLKNSYGPDWGDNGYIKMARGICGITKQAVYPVID, encoded by the exons ATGGCTATTCACTGCACTCTCCAGTTCCTGGGCGCAGCGCTCCTTGTTTCTCTCGTCGTTAAGTCCGCCGGGGGCAGCGAGGCGAGCAAGGTGGCAACGAGTGCAGTGGATTTCCACCGGGAGTTCAACCTCAGGCACGAGACGTGGATGGGGAGATACAACCGCAGCTACCGCAACGCAACAGTTCGAGAAGAGCGCCTCAAGATCTTCGCGGAGAACGTCAAATTCATCGACAACTTCAACAAAGAAAAGCACAACTTCTCACTGAAAGCCAACGAGTTCGCTGATCTGACCGACAAGGAATTCCTGAAGCTGTACATCAACCCGGGGCTCTCGCGCCACGTTATTCCTCATCTGAGGCACCGGTACAAGCCTGCCAACCGCACTAGACCACCTCAATTACCTAAGAACGCAACGATTCAGGTACCCATGCTGGACTGGAGGACCAAGGGCGCAGTCACCGGTGTCAAGGATCAAGGAAAGTGCG GCGCTTGCTGGGCGTTCTCTGCCGTAGCAGCAATGGAGGGCATCATTCAGATTAAAACAGGCAAGTTAACATCCTTGTCGGAGCAGGAGCTCGTAGACTGTGTGCCATCGAAAAAGGAGAACTCGCCGTGCCTCAAAGGCGACGTTAAGAGAGCTTTTGACTTTGTGATCCACAACGGCAGTCTGACAACTGAAGACAACTACCCGTACAAGGGAGTTCTTGGAGCCTGCAATTTCAGTCTGAATTCTGCTACCTTTCAGACTCAAGCTGGTGGCGTTACGATAAGCAGATACGAGCAGGCTAAAGATGAGAATGAACTCTTGGAAGCTGTGACCAGGCAACCGGTCTCGGTCTCCGTCTCGATACTCGTTGACAATCCCAAATTCTTCCAATTGCATGGCACTGGTGTCTTCACCGGCATTGGCTGCGGACCTGATTATGCCATCAACCATAGCATGACGGCGGTGGGCTACGGCACTGAGAACGGCACCGACTACTGGCTCTTGAAGAACTCGTATGGGCCAGATTGGGGGGACAACGGGTATATAAAGATGGCTAGAGGAATTTGTGGGATCACCAAGCAAGCTGTCTACCCGGTTATCGACTGA